One Prosthecobacter debontii DNA window includes the following coding sequences:
- a CDS encoding autotransporter-associated beta strand repeat-containing protein: MKSCCPVNLVLKPFRFAPILAVLALLVGHAQVATAQSDQNWIPGNLNNDWSLGALNWDAGVGWTNGNNAIFGGTGETVELASDVQVNHITFNSNGYTIADANNDSVLTLNPASIITVTTSTHTATISEAIASGGITKAGNGTLALSGNNAFSGAVTINAGRLLVSHNSALGNTTGSTSIASGAQLTLADGVIITGESLTLAGSGISFTGALNVAADASATWAGAVNIVSGGRFGTEVGGHLTVSGPISGSNLVLSAFGTGVDAGVLVVSGTSNTYSGQTQIIRGILRLGASNALPTTTVLDVDSANSPTEASVFDLAGFNQTVGQLTRSANSDGGSFITNSGSVASTLTVNQSTTSVYSGILQDGSAALNFTKSGSGTLTLSGNNTQSGTLTVSTGTLILSGNNTSTGEVVVSGGVLEVAHNNAFGSTTTGSSVTSGRIVLQNSIKVTGEALAIAGDGGNSNGALQTATGAEAEWTGNIVVNSAGARLGGGVGGKLILSGVISGAAGGAVFFNRANDSTTVLNAVNTYTGPTQLFASGGTVGSRLVVGVDNAINAASRLTVLSSSSPAASMPMLLDLFGHVLTLSGLDSSNNHTNGTLLNVTNDGTQASTLTISSASTYTYSGAITNGTSVTHFAKDGSGTQILIGASSYTGETTVRAGTLQIGGSTGTLGSNGRLSGTSQINLIGGTLSLNNLGASNNATDRLANTTVVSLQGGALSFLGSDQTTTNSTETLGTVRFDQQVSTLTLTYGSTNTATLTTTTLQRAANGGIALVRGIALGKDSSSTASISRLLVTNAPTLVGTTAATNTGISTAKNTQIVPFLLGAVTSTTGGVGTAGTANTFVTYNVDTGLRPLNLTDEFTLNAFTSGHNTRITSTSTVGSTTAINSLILESADVSIASGQVLSVSSGAILITGSGGRAISGGTLAFGSQEGIITSYTSGNTSLSSAITGTAGLSLFGTSLFVINQQNSYAGNTAIYASVVPQSSSVGSPNAPTSGPFGTGTLILAGGSIRASSGGSVTIHNAVAFQADTTIPTGSTDKTLTFTGNVTLTSATRTLTQQNTTARTILSGAINDGGNGYGVILNGAGEVEFRGTNTYTGTTSVTAGTLYINGNQTTATGSVTVSGGTLGGTGTVGGTTVIAAGGTLSPGDPTSAGGLARLNIAQSLTLKTSSVTRLEITGATFTSLDSFGGNAPGSSGYINYVLSHATGMGNHDQLSLTGSITQENGGKIQVVPAGFTAVEGQIFNLLDWTAVSGNTFSSNLGDTYHDGTADSAYDLDLPSLGSGLVWDTSFFASHGVLVVVALVPEPSRAMLMFLALAFVNLRRRRLSV, translated from the coding sequence ATGAAAAGCTGTTGTCCTGTAAATCTTGTCCTTAAGCCTTTCAGGTTTGCACCGATTTTAGCCGTGCTGGCGCTGCTGGTTGGACACGCGCAGGTGGCAACGGCGCAATCAGATCAAAATTGGATTCCAGGCAACCTCAACAATGACTGGAGCCTAGGTGCGCTCAATTGGGATGCTGGGGTGGGCTGGACGAATGGCAACAATGCCATCTTTGGCGGCACGGGAGAAACCGTGGAACTGGCCAGTGATGTGCAGGTCAATCACATCACTTTCAATAGCAATGGCTACACGATTGCCGATGCCAACAACGACAGTGTGCTAACTCTGAATCCGGCAAGCATCATCACCGTCACCACCTCAACGCATACCGCCACGATCAGCGAAGCGATCGCCAGTGGCGGCATCACCAAGGCGGGCAATGGAACGCTGGCACTCTCAGGCAACAATGCTTTCTCCGGAGCGGTGACCATCAACGCAGGGCGTCTCCTGGTCAGTCATAACTCCGCTCTAGGCAATACGACGGGCTCGACGAGCATTGCATCAGGAGCACAATTAACTCTGGCCGATGGGGTCATCATCACGGGGGAATCGCTCACACTCGCAGGCAGTGGCATCAGCTTCACAGGGGCTCTCAACGTCGCTGCGGATGCTTCTGCCACCTGGGCTGGTGCGGTGAACATTGTGTCTGGAGGCCGGTTTGGCACGGAGGTCGGCGGCCACCTGACGGTCAGTGGCCCCATCAGCGGCAGTAACTTGGTGCTTTCAGCCTTTGGCACGGGAGTAGATGCCGGGGTGTTGGTGGTCAGCGGCACGTCCAACACTTACTCGGGACAGACGCAGATCATTCGAGGCATCCTCCGATTGGGAGCCTCCAATGCGCTGCCGACAACCACCGTGCTGGATGTGGACTCCGCCAATAGCCCGACCGAGGCCTCGGTCTTCGACCTCGCTGGATTCAACCAAACGGTGGGGCAACTTACCCGCTCTGCGAACAGTGACGGCGGCAGTTTCATCACCAACAGTGGCTCAGTGGCCAGCACTCTGACGGTGAATCAAAGCACCACATCCGTTTACAGCGGTATCCTTCAGGATGGCTCTGCAGCACTCAACTTCACCAAGAGCGGCTCTGGCACCCTGACACTATCAGGCAACAACACCCAAAGCGGAACCCTAACTGTCAGCACAGGCACCCTCATCCTTTCGGGCAACAACACGAGCACGGGCGAAGTGGTGGTCAGCGGCGGAGTTCTGGAAGTGGCTCACAACAACGCGTTTGGCAGCACCACCACGGGCAGTTCAGTCACCTCAGGCCGGATCGTGCTTCAAAATAGCATCAAGGTCACTGGCGAGGCGCTTGCCATTGCGGGTGATGGCGGGAACAGCAATGGCGCTCTCCAAACGGCGACAGGAGCCGAAGCTGAATGGACTGGCAATATTGTGGTTAACAGCGCCGGTGCACGTCTCGGCGGTGGAGTCGGTGGTAAGCTGATCCTCTCCGGGGTCATCAGTGGAGCGGCGGGTGGGGCCGTGTTTTTCAACCGAGCCAACGACTCCACCACCGTCCTCAATGCCGTGAACACCTATACGGGGCCCACCCAGCTTTTTGCCTCTGGCGGAACCGTGGGCTCCCGGCTGGTCGTAGGTGTGGACAATGCCATCAACGCCGCCAGCCGCCTCACGGTGCTCTCCAGCAGCAGTCCTGCGGCAAGCATGCCCATGCTGCTGGATTTGTTCGGCCATGTGCTGACGCTCTCTGGGCTAGACAGCAGTAATAATCATACCAACGGCACCTTGTTGAACGTCACCAATGACGGCACGCAAGCCTCGACGCTGACGATTTCCTCCGCCAGCACCTACACCTATTCAGGAGCCATTACGAATGGCACTAGCGTAACCCACTTTGCCAAAGATGGATCTGGCACTCAAATCCTTATCGGAGCTAGCAGCTATACCGGTGAGACGACGGTGCGAGCAGGCACGCTTCAAATCGGCGGCTCGACAGGCACCCTCGGTAGCAATGGCCGCCTCTCTGGCACCAGCCAGATCAATCTGATCGGCGGCACACTCTCCCTGAACAATCTAGGAGCCAGCAACAATGCCACGGATCGCCTCGCCAACACCACCGTTGTCAGCCTTCAGGGTGGTGCCCTGAGTTTTCTGGGCTCTGACCAGACCACGACAAATTCAACCGAAACGCTGGGAACGGTGCGCTTTGACCAGCAGGTTTCGACTCTTACCCTTACCTATGGCAGCACGAACACGGCGACGCTCACCACCACGACTCTGCAACGAGCGGCCAATGGAGGGATCGCCCTCGTGCGGGGTATCGCTTTGGGGAAAGATAGCAGCAGCACCGCCAGCATCTCGCGCCTGCTGGTGACCAATGCCCCAACTCTCGTCGGCACCACGGCTGCCACTAACACTGGAATCAGCACGGCTAAAAACACACAGATTGTTCCTTTCCTCTTGGGAGCAGTCACCAGCACCACCGGTGGAGTCGGGACGGCAGGCACGGCCAATACGTTCGTGACCTACAATGTGGACACCGGTTTGCGTCCCCTCAATCTTACTGATGAATTCACGCTGAATGCCTTCACCTCAGGTCACAATACTCGCATCACCTCGACCTCCACAGTTGGCTCAACGACTGCCATCAACTCCCTGATTCTAGAAAGTGCGGATGTTAGCATCGCGAGCGGCCAGGTTCTCTCGGTCAGCAGCGGCGCTATCCTGATCACAGGCTCCGGAGGACGCGCCATCAGCGGTGGCACGCTAGCTTTCGGTTCTCAGGAGGGCATCATCACCAGCTACACTTCGGGGAACACGAGCTTGAGTTCGGCCATTACGGGAACAGCAGGTTTGAGTCTGTTTGGCACGAGCCTGTTTGTGATCAATCAGCAGAATAGTTATGCAGGCAACACGGCCATCTATGCCTCTGTGGTGCCACAATCCAGCTCGGTGGGAAGCCCCAACGCTCCGACCTCGGGTCCCTTTGGCACAGGCACCTTAATTCTCGCAGGCGGCAGCATTCGCGCATCCAGCGGTGGGAGTGTCACGATTCATAACGCAGTGGCATTCCAGGCCGACACCACGATCCCAACAGGTTCTACGGATAAGACCCTCACCTTCACCGGAAACGTCACCCTCACTAGTGCCACACGCACTCTGACTCAGCAAAACACCACAGCACGCACGATCCTCAGTGGCGCGATCAATGATGGAGGGAATGGCTACGGAGTCATCCTCAATGGGGCTGGCGAGGTGGAGTTTCGTGGCACCAACACTTACACGGGCACGACGAGTGTGACCGCTGGCACGCTTTACATCAACGGAAATCAAACCACCGCGACAGGGAGCGTCACTGTCAGTGGCGGCACCTTGGGGGGCACGGGGACCGTGGGCGGAACCACCGTAATCGCGGCAGGAGGAACACTGAGCCCTGGTGACCCCACAAGTGCTGGTGGACTCGCCCGACTCAACATCGCCCAAAGTCTGACGCTGAAGACCAGTTCTGTGACCCGTCTTGAGATCACTGGAGCCACTTTCACCAGCCTGGATTCTTTTGGAGGCAATGCCCCAGGCTCATCAGGCTACATCAACTATGTGCTCTCCCACGCGACAGGCATGGGCAATCATGACCAACTCAGTCTCACCGGCAGCATCACTCAAGAAAATGGTGGCAAGATCCAAGTGGTTCCTGCCGGTTTCACGGCTGTTGAAGGACAGATTTTTAACCTCCTGGACTGGACGGCGGTCTCGGGCAACACCTTCTCCAGCAACTTAGGCGATACCTATCATGATGGGACCGCCGACAGTGCGTATGACCTTGACCTTCCAAGCCTGGGTTCTGGACTAGTCTGGGACACGAGCTTTTTTGCCAGTCATGGCGTCTTGGTCGTAGTGGCGCTCGTCCCCGAGCCAAGCCGAGCGATGCTGATGTTCCTCGCCCTGGCGTTTGTGAACTTGCGTCGCCGCCGTTTGTCAGTTTGA
- a CDS encoding KamA family radical SAM protein: MRTPPPLLPEKEFRSHAPGFWKNKNVSPEDWNSSAWQLRNRITTLAGLEEHLTLTDEERAGVLLSGSKLAMAITPHYFNLIDPEDPEDPIRRQVVPRIEESWEDPDEMADPCGEDSHMPVPGLVHRYPDRVLFLVTDRCASYCRYCTRSRVVSGVGEQELHTDYEAAFRYLERHDEVRDVLLSGGDPLLFSDGKLEAILKRLRSIKHIEFVRIGSRVPIFLPQRITPELCQMLARYHPLWLSIHTNHPRELTTEVKAGLEMLANHGVPLGNQSVLLRGVNDDADVMKALVQKLLMCRVRPYYLYQCDLIQGSSHLRASVSTGVEIIEQLRGHTTGYAVPQFVIDAPGGGGKVPVNPDYVLLRDEQRTLIRNFEGRTFEYPEPAMVRV, from the coding sequence ATGCGCACGCCGCCCCCTTTGCTTCCCGAGAAGGAATTTCGTTCTCACGCCCCGGGCTTCTGGAAAAATAAAAATGTGTCACCTGAGGACTGGAATTCCTCTGCTTGGCAGCTCCGCAACCGCATCACGACCTTAGCAGGTCTGGAAGAACACCTCACGCTGACCGATGAAGAGCGTGCGGGGGTTCTCCTCAGTGGCAGCAAGCTGGCCATGGCCATCACGCCGCATTACTTCAATCTCATCGATCCAGAAGATCCCGAGGACCCCATCCGCCGTCAGGTCGTGCCCCGCATCGAAGAGAGCTGGGAAGATCCTGATGAAATGGCCGATCCCTGTGGCGAGGACAGTCACATGCCCGTGCCGGGCCTAGTCCATCGTTATCCAGACCGTGTCCTGTTTCTCGTCACAGATCGCTGTGCCAGCTACTGCCGCTATTGCACCCGCAGTCGTGTGGTGAGTGGTGTGGGCGAGCAGGAGTTACACACCGATTATGAGGCCGCTTTCCGCTACCTCGAGCGGCACGATGAAGTGCGTGATGTGTTACTGAGCGGTGGAGATCCGCTCCTGTTTAGTGATGGTAAACTGGAGGCCATTTTAAAGCGGCTTCGCTCCATCAAGCACATTGAGTTTGTGCGTATCGGTAGCCGGGTGCCGATCTTTCTGCCCCAGCGCATCACCCCTGAGCTTTGCCAGATGCTCGCTCGCTATCACCCCTTGTGGCTGAGCATCCATACCAATCACCCCCGCGAGCTGACCACGGAAGTCAAAGCTGGCTTGGAAATGCTGGCCAATCACGGTGTGCCGCTGGGGAACCAGAGCGTCTTGCTTCGTGGGGTGAACGATGACGCGGATGTCATGAAAGCACTCGTGCAGAAGCTGCTCATGTGCCGTGTGCGCCCCTATTACCTCTATCAGTGCGATCTCATTCAGGGCAGCTCGCACCTGCGTGCCAGTGTCAGCACGGGCGTGGAGATCATCGAGCAGCTTCGCGGTCACACCACGGGTTACGCCGTGCCTCAGTTCGTCATCGATGCTCCAGGTGGGGGCGGCAAGGTGCCGGTGAACCCCGACTACGTCCTCTTGCGCGATGAGCAACGCACGCTCATTCGTAATTTTGAGGGTCGCACCTTCGAATATCCAGAACCGGCGATGGTTCGGGTCTGA
- a CDS encoding ABC transporter ATP-binding protein, with amino-acid sequence MLALRDIQFRYPASDFQLAVKHLEVRAGEPLAILGPSGGGKTTILRLMTGLLSPDHGSVSCGDTQFSQLTATERRRFRLEKIGLVFQDFALLDYLTVEENILLPSQFQPDDPTLRERANGLAEQLEIAPHWHRLTGRLSQGERQRVAIARALVHRPAFVFADEPTASLDVRRRGVVMDLLLNYAREQQACLVVVTHDPELMPLFAQQLRVEDLTAA; translated from the coding sequence ATGCTCGCCCTTCGTGACATTCAATTCCGCTATCCCGCCAGTGATTTCCAACTGGCGGTGAAACATCTGGAAGTCAGGGCAGGGGAGCCGCTGGCGATTCTCGGGCCCAGTGGTGGTGGGAAAACCACCATCCTCCGCCTGATGACCGGTCTGCTGTCTCCAGATCACGGCTCGGTGTCTTGTGGCGATACTCAGTTCTCACAACTCACCGCCACGGAGCGTCGGCGTTTTCGTTTGGAAAAAATAGGTTTGGTATTTCAGGACTTCGCTTTGCTGGACTACCTCACCGTGGAGGAAAACATTCTCTTGCCATCTCAGTTTCAGCCGGATGATCCCACCCTGCGCGAACGCGCGAACGGATTGGCTGAGCAGCTCGAGATTGCTCCGCATTGGCACCGTCTGACCGGTCGGCTCTCGCAGGGGGAGCGGCAGCGCGTGGCCATTGCGCGCGCCCTCGTGCATCGTCCTGCTTTTGTCTTTGCGGATGAACCCACCGCCTCACTGGATGTCCGGCGTCGCGGAGTGGTGATGGATCTGCTTTTGAACTACGCTCGCGAGCAGCAGGCTTGTCTGGTCGTCGTTACCCATGACCCTGAACTGATGCCGCTGTTTGCTCAACAACTTCGGGTGGAGGACCTCACCGCCGCATGA
- a CDS encoding ABC transporter permease, whose protein sequence is MRSASLTLAWRYVARHRLQTLLLAGALGVVLALPLCIRVTLAAAETAMQARAAATPQVIGARGSALDLMLAALYFKQQSLPILTQKTLEDVRAAKLGRAIPLYLRFHAQSAPIVGTQLDYFAFRHLTVTQGRLFGRLGDCVIGAALARQRGLGVGDSLFSSQEQVFDMAGIYPLKMRITGILAPQGTADDHAVFVDLKTAWLIQGLAHGHDDLVTQDTILTQEAGNTVGNASVRMFNEVTEKNLPSFHFHGDASAYPLSAILVDPTDAKAEAILAGRYAKPDRPAQLIRPLDEFHALMRTLFQAETLALILLSILATAALSVAALVFALSFRLRKREFLTLSDLGISHAALLTTQALEITLVGTLALGIASVLTLLVWLNADSGVALLLRM, encoded by the coding sequence ATGAGATCCGCCAGCTTGACCCTCGCTTGGCGTTACGTCGCCCGTCATCGGTTGCAGACCCTCTTATTGGCGGGGGCTTTGGGCGTTGTCCTAGCACTGCCGCTGTGCATCCGCGTTACCCTCGCCGCCGCAGAGACCGCCATGCAGGCCAGGGCAGCTGCTACCCCTCAGGTGATCGGAGCCCGTGGCAGTGCGCTAGATCTGATGCTGGCTGCGCTTTATTTTAAACAGCAGTCACTGCCCATACTGACGCAAAAGACCCTGGAAGACGTTCGGGCCGCGAAGCTCGGCCGGGCCATCCCACTGTATCTGCGCTTTCATGCCCAGTCGGCACCCATCGTCGGCACGCAGTTGGATTACTTCGCGTTTCGTCACCTCACCGTCACGCAGGGACGCCTCTTCGGTCGCTTGGGGGATTGTGTCATCGGAGCTGCCTTGGCTCGTCAGCGCGGGTTGGGGGTCGGGGACAGCCTATTCTCCTCTCAGGAGCAGGTCTTTGACATGGCCGGCATCTACCCGCTGAAGATGCGCATCACCGGCATCCTGGCGCCGCAGGGAACCGCTGACGACCACGCGGTGTTTGTCGATCTCAAGACCGCCTGGCTGATCCAAGGTCTCGCTCATGGTCACGATGACCTCGTCACGCAGGACACCATCCTGACCCAGGAAGCGGGTAACACTGTCGGCAATGCCAGCGTGCGCATGTTCAATGAAGTGACGGAGAAAAACCTGCCCAGCTTTCACTTCCATGGCGACGCCTCCGCCTATCCCCTCAGCGCCATCCTCGTGGATCCCACGGATGCCAAGGCTGAGGCCATCCTCGCTGGACGTTATGCCAAGCCTGATCGCCCCGCGCAGCTCATCCGCCCGCTGGATGAATTTCACGCACTGATGCGGACCCTCTTCCAGGCGGAAACCCTCGCCCTCATTCTGCTCAGCATTCTCGCTACCGCCGCGCTCAGCGTCGCCGCCTTGGTCTTCGCCCTCTCCTTCCGCTTGAGAAAACGCGAGTTCCTCACCTTGTCCGACCTCGGCATCTCCCATGCCGCCCTGCTCACCACCCAGGCCCTGGAGATCACCCTCGTCGGCACTCTCGCCCTTGGTATCGCCTCTGTATTGACTCTCCTCGTCTGGCTCAATGCCGACTCTGGCGTGGCCCTGCTGCTGAGGATGTAA
- a CDS encoding nuclease-related domain-containing protein → MERLLWAVFALMLLPLGGFCAVLWITTFLKVDVLVRLVASVAACLLVIACVYALILRFFSKLANLRLGWFGERVVADQLDVLKQKGYEIFHDVPCKGSMGSFNLDHVVVGNGIVVVVETKTRRKPKEKGSHKVSYCGQALQWPWGRSTRELDQVVNNAQWLRQEFKKNLNLDVTVYAALTIPGWYVIGGPPQAPVLVESYKRLAGFIEKRFARRMTSVETELASLHLHKLSSNVGYANLE, encoded by the coding sequence ATGGAGCGGCTTCTGTGGGCTGTATTTGCGTTGATGCTCTTGCCTCTGGGGGGCTTTTGTGCGGTGTTGTGGATAACAACTTTTTTGAAAGTTGATGTGCTGGTGAGGCTCGTAGCAAGCGTTGCCGCGTGCTTGTTAGTTATTGCCTGTGTTTATGCTTTGATCTTGAGGTTTTTTAGTAAGCTTGCCAATTTGAGGCTGGGTTGGTTTGGTGAGCGAGTCGTGGCGGATCAACTGGACGTTCTAAAACAAAAGGGATATGAGATTTTTCATGATGTTCCCTGCAAAGGAAGTATGGGCTCGTTTAATCTCGATCACGTCGTCGTGGGAAACGGAATCGTTGTCGTGGTAGAGACGAAGACACGCCGAAAGCCCAAAGAGAAGGGCTCCCATAAAGTGAGTTATTGTGGTCAAGCTCTTCAGTGGCCTTGGGGACGAAGCACACGAGAGTTAGATCAAGTGGTTAACAATGCGCAATGGCTACGCCAAGAGTTCAAAAAGAATCTCAACCTAGATGTGACGGTATACGCTGCATTAACGATACCTGGCTGGTATGTGATCGGCGGACCTCCTCAGGCCCCAGTCCTGGTCGAGAGTTATAAGCGTTTAGCTGGTTTCATTGAGAAGCGTTTTGCTAGACGGATGACGAGTGTGGAAACCGAGCTTGCTTCTCTACACTTGCACAAGTTAAGCTCCAATGTGGGCTATGCAAATCTGGAGTGA
- a CDS encoding YbcC family protein: protein MYIASLDSPSTSHEAALHQAKQACLRIPPLWPLQSFVAVNPFVGLVDRPFEEVAYLISKVTHSSMLMTADHYAKQHADGRITVQDLASAVQQSQPDWTKMQVMNEVRKLIEAVNRPSPADTTFLHSVMDLASQQSTTPWRLTVVEEVSKWCASYFDHGQSSWRMPWQKQPLYLAWKQAASIDANPELLGLTAFRQMVAALPVTSADALAELIDDLDVPEACLCDYFHRLLMTLPGWSSYVQYLVRERTRNGHHEESLVDLLTILLVFESACLKQGGESLKNDFQSQLNAFADAGTHADLKPLLMWQKAMEIGFQRTLCADLVESANLKTESTVVRPALQAVFCIDVRSEVMRRSLESVSEEIQTLGFAGFFGMPIEHVPLGHRKGLSQVPVLLSPKYKVREYLPDATPEQELQELHRLKRNRRLGHAWSAFKNSAVSCFSFVESVGLGYAWQMAKHTFPAVAMKQEEPGSCACKMTLLPNLLEAEPSKQDKGNQTGITLNDQIQLAYDALKNMGLTSNFAPLVLICGHGSHTTNNPYAAGLNCGACGGHAGDANARLAAAILNHAPVRHGLREHGIHIPDDVHFMAAIHNTTTDVITLFDKMEVPRSHQTYLLQTELWLDTASQRCREDRANSLGLGHEEADLLKRLIVNRSQDWSQVRPEWGLAGNAAFIAAPRERTQRLNLKGRVFLHDYSPDADPQKSTLELIMTAPMVVANWINLQYYASTVNNRIWGSGNKVTHNVVGTFGVQQGNGGDLQTGLPLQSVHNGHDWVHEPLRLSVIIEAARSDVFAVLQKHDHVRHLVEHEWLYLFVLEDSGRAIYQYRNQAWELTAS, encoded by the coding sequence ATGTACATCGCTTCTCTCGACTCCCCATCCACCTCACATGAAGCCGCTTTGCACCAGGCCAAACAAGCCTGCCTGCGGATTCCGCCCCTGTGGCCTCTCCAAAGTTTCGTCGCAGTCAATCCATTTGTCGGACTGGTTGATCGGCCCTTTGAAGAGGTGGCATATCTCATTTCTAAAGTCACTCACAGTTCCATGCTAATGACTGCAGACCACTATGCCAAACAGCATGCCGATGGTCGGATCACGGTGCAGGATCTCGCCAGTGCGGTTCAGCAAAGCCAGCCTGACTGGACGAAAATGCAGGTCATGAACGAGGTCCGGAAATTGATTGAGGCAGTCAATCGTCCGTCACCAGCGGACACGACGTTTCTTCACTCTGTCATGGATCTCGCCAGCCAACAGAGCACGACTCCCTGGCGACTGACTGTGGTGGAAGAGGTGTCCAAATGGTGTGCGTCCTATTTCGATCATGGCCAGTCCTCCTGGAGAATGCCGTGGCAAAAGCAGCCTCTCTACCTGGCCTGGAAGCAAGCTGCCTCAATCGATGCCAATCCTGAGTTACTGGGCTTGACAGCGTTCCGGCAGATGGTGGCTGCCCTCCCAGTGACCAGCGCCGATGCCCTCGCGGAGTTGATTGACGACCTAGATGTCCCTGAAGCATGCCTCTGCGACTACTTTCATCGCCTGCTGATGACGCTTCCGGGTTGGAGCAGCTATGTGCAATACCTGGTTCGGGAGCGAACAAGGAATGGCCATCATGAGGAGTCGCTAGTGGATCTTCTGACCATTCTGCTGGTATTTGAAAGTGCCTGTCTCAAACAAGGAGGAGAATCGCTAAAGAACGACTTCCAATCACAACTCAACGCTTTCGCTGACGCTGGCACCCATGCAGATCTCAAGCCGCTCCTAATGTGGCAGAAAGCGATGGAGATCGGTTTTCAGCGGACATTGTGTGCAGACTTGGTGGAATCGGCAAATCTCAAGACCGAGTCCACGGTGGTCCGCCCTGCCCTCCAGGCCGTCTTTTGCATCGATGTGCGGTCTGAGGTCATGCGGAGATCTCTGGAGTCTGTCTCGGAGGAAATTCAGACGCTCGGCTTTGCCGGCTTCTTTGGCATGCCCATTGAACACGTCCCTCTGGGCCATCGAAAAGGTCTCTCTCAGGTGCCTGTGCTTCTGAGCCCCAAGTATAAAGTCCGGGAGTACCTGCCAGACGCCACCCCTGAGCAGGAGCTGCAAGAACTCCACCGGCTGAAACGAAATCGTCGGTTAGGTCATGCCTGGAGCGCTTTCAAAAACTCGGCCGTCAGTTGCTTCAGCTTCGTTGAAAGCGTCGGCCTTGGATATGCCTGGCAAATGGCCAAGCACACGTTCCCGGCCGTCGCAATGAAGCAGGAGGAACCCGGTTCCTGCGCCTGCAAGATGACCTTACTGCCAAATTTGCTCGAAGCAGAGCCTTCCAAGCAAGACAAAGGCAATCAAACCGGCATCACCTTGAATGATCAAATCCAGCTCGCCTATGATGCGCTGAAAAACATGGGGTTGACCTCGAATTTTGCCCCACTCGTTTTGATCTGTGGTCACGGCAGCCATACCACGAACAATCCTTACGCCGCAGGTCTGAATTGTGGTGCGTGCGGAGGCCATGCGGGGGATGCGAATGCGCGGTTGGCAGCCGCGATCTTGAATCATGCTCCCGTCAGACACGGATTGAGGGAACATGGCATTCACATCCCGGATGATGTGCACTTCATGGCAGCCATCCACAACACCACCACTGACGTGATCACCCTCTTTGATAAAATGGAAGTGCCACGGAGTCATCAGACCTACCTCTTGCAGACGGAACTATGGTTAGATACGGCAAGCCAGAGGTGCCGGGAAGACCGCGCCAACAGCCTGGGTCTGGGCCACGAGGAAGCTGACTTGCTCAAGAGGCTGATCGTCAATCGGAGTCAAGATTGGTCTCAGGTCCGGCCTGAATGGGGCTTAGCAGGCAACGCAGCCTTCATCGCGGCACCGAGGGAAAGAACTCAACGTCTGAACCTCAAAGGAAGAGTCTTCCTCCACGATTACTCACCCGATGCCGATCCTCAGAAAAGCACACTTGAGCTCATCATGACGGCTCCCATGGTGGTCGCCAACTGGATCAATCTCCAATACTACGCTAGCACCGTGAACAACCGGATCTGGGGCAGTGGCAACAAGGTGACTCACAATGTGGTGGGAACATTCGGTGTGCAGCAAGGAAACGGAGGCGACCTCCAGACGGGATTGCCCCTACAAAGCGTGCATAATGGCCACGATTGGGTCCATGAACCTCTCCGGTTGAGCGTTATCATTGAAGCTGCCCGCAGTGACGTCTTTGCGGTTCTGCAAAAGCATGACCATGTTCGGCACCTGGTCGAACATGAATGGCTGTATCTCTTTGTCCTCGAAGACAGCGGCAGGGCCATCTACCAATACCGGAACCAAGCTTGGGAACTGACGGCATCCTAA